The Mucilaginibacter terrenus genome has a segment encoding these proteins:
- a CDS encoding cbb3-type cytochrome c oxidase N-terminal domain-containing protein, translated as MKRRLFITTTIVIAAQQSFAQGDGMLSDEMKNYIGYGAIVTMLLLFLGVMLVLLRTFKVLTRVVLKSQGYTSQQIEAELQPARKEKKPKGEVWNKLLSLKPLSEEKSLLIPHEYDGIQELNNPTPAWFMYLFYSTIVFAVAYLLIYHVFDLGQSQYAEYKTEIVQAEIEKKIYLSKAANRVDESTVKVSTDPSVLAGGKGVFKQSCAPCHGDNGQGVVGPNLTDEYWLHGNKISDVFKTIKYGVLAKGMPTWEKQLSPKQIADVANYILSLKGTHPAGAKEPQGEKEVAEKLVAKK; from the coding sequence ATGAAAAGACGGCTATTTATCACAACAACAATTGTAATAGCAGCGCAGCAAAGCTTTGCCCAGGGCGATGGCATGTTGTCTGATGAAATGAAAAATTACATTGGCTATGGTGCCATTGTAACCATGCTGCTGTTGTTTTTGGGAGTTATGCTGGTTTTGCTACGCACCTTCAAAGTACTTACCCGCGTAGTTTTAAAATCTCAGGGCTACACCTCTCAGCAAATAGAAGCTGAACTACAACCAGCGAGAAAAGAAAAGAAGCCGAAAGGTGAGGTATGGAACAAACTGCTGTCTCTTAAACCTTTATCGGAAGAGAAAAGCTTGCTCATACCGCATGAATATGATGGTATACAGGAGTTAAATAACCCAACGCCTGCATGGTTCATGTATCTATTTTACAGTACCATAGTTTTTGCAGTAGCCTATTTACTTATCTATCATGTGTTTGACCTTGGCCAATCGCAATATGCAGAGTACAAGACGGAAATTGTGCAGGCTGAGATTGAGAAAAAGATTTACTTGAGTAAGGCCGCAAACCGTGTAGATGAAAGTACTGTGAAGGTTAGTACAGACCCAAGCGTATTAGCCGGGGGAAAGGGCGTGTTTAAGCAAAGCTGCGCTCCTTGCCATGGCGACAATGGGCAAGGTGTTGTTGGCCCTAACCTTACAGATGAATACTGGCTGCATGGCAACAAAATTTCAGATGTATTTAAAACGATCAAATATGGCGTGTTGGCTAAAGGTATGCCAACCTGGGAAAAACAGCTCTCACCTAAGCAAATTGCAGATGTAGCCAACTATATCCTGTCCTTAAAGGGTACACACCCTGCTGGTGCTAAAGAGCCGCAGGGCGAGAAAGAGGTTGCAGAAAAATTAGTTGCTAAGAAATAA
- the ccoN gene encoding cytochrome-c oxidase, cbb3-type subunit I translates to MQPEKFYYDNKIVRNFGIATIVWGIIGMTVGLIAAIQLFKPGMNMGNQYTTFGRIRPLHTNAVIFAFVGNAIFMGVYYSLQRLLKARMFNTFLSNLHFWGWQLIIVSAVITLPLGLTTSHEYAELEWPIDIAITIIWVVFGVNMFGTIFKRRERHLYVAIWFYIATFVTIAVLHIVNSFELPVSAFKSYMVYAGVQDALVQWWYGHNAVAFFLTTPYLGMMYYFLPKMANRPIYSYKLSILHFWALIFIYIWAGPHHLLYTTLPGWAQSLGIVFSIMLIAPSWGGMINGLLTLRGAWDKVRDDVVLKFMVVGLTAYGMATFEGPMLSLKQINGLAHFTDWIVAHVHVGALGWNGFLTFAILYWLIPRIYKTELYSKKLASFHFWIGTLGILFYAIPMYWAGFTQGLMLKEFTAEGMLKYPNFLETTLRIIPMHVMRSIGGTFYLLGVIVMAYNIARTMKQGKLVADEATEAMPLEPLNELTESGWHRKLERRPIQLMVGALIVILIGTVIELMPTMTISSNVPTIASVKPYTPLELQGRDIYIREGCSNCHSQTVRPFRSETERYGEYSKAGEFVYDHPFLWGSKRTGPDLAREGQKYGNAWHYNHMMDPRLMSPGSIMPNYDWLLTQKLDTTTTRTKINAMRTLGVPYATGYENKANYELNKQAEEIAQSLSKDKIKVKSDKEIIAVIAYLQRLGTDIKANKTANK, encoded by the coding sequence ATGCAGCCCGAAAAATTTTACTATGATAACAAGATCGTCAGGAATTTTGGTATTGCCACCATTGTATGGGGCATTATCGGAATGACAGTTGGACTTATTGCGGCAATCCAATTATTTAAGCCCGGCATGAATATGGGCAACCAGTACACCACCTTTGGCCGTATACGCCCGCTGCACACCAACGCGGTGATATTTGCTTTTGTTGGCAACGCCATATTTATGGGCGTATACTATTCACTGCAACGCCTGCTAAAGGCCCGCATGTTCAACACATTTCTAAGCAATTTACATTTCTGGGGATGGCAGCTTATCATCGTATCGGCAGTTATTACACTACCGTTAGGACTTACCACATCACATGAGTATGCCGAACTGGAGTGGCCAATAGATATTGCTATTACGATTATATGGGTAGTGTTCGGCGTTAATATGTTTGGAACCATTTTCAAGCGCCGCGAAAGGCACCTGTACGTAGCCATTTGGTTCTACATCGCCACATTTGTAACTATTGCCGTGCTGCACATTGTTAACTCATTTGAGTTGCCGGTATCTGCATTTAAAAGCTATATGGTTTATGCCGGTGTTCAGGACGCACTGGTGCAGTGGTGGTATGGGCACAATGCGGTTGCATTTTTCCTTACAACCCCATACCTGGGCATGATGTACTACTTTTTGCCCAAAATGGCTAATCGCCCTATCTATTCGTATAAACTCAGCATCCTGCATTTTTGGGCATTGATATTTATCTATATCTGGGCCGGACCGCATCACTTGTTATATACCACCTTACCTGGTTGGGCACAGTCATTAGGGATAGTATTTTCTATCATGCTGATAGCGCCAAGCTGGGGTGGTATGATTAACGGTTTGCTAACGCTGCGCGGCGCATGGGACAAGGTGCGTGACGATGTAGTGCTTAAGTTTATGGTAGTTGGTTTAACCGCCTATGGCATGGCCACGTTTGAAGGCCCGATGCTCTCCCTTAAACAAATAAATGGGCTAGCACACTTTACCGACTGGATTGTAGCCCACGTACACGTTGGCGCGCTCGGTTGGAATGGATTCCTGACGTTTGCTATACTCTACTGGCTGATACCACGCATTTATAAAACTGAGCTTTATTCTAAAAAACTCGCGTCGTTCCACTTTTGGATTGGTACACTGGGTATACTGTTTTACGCTATACCCATGTATTGGGCTGGCTTTACGCAAGGACTTATGCTTAAAGAGTTTACCGCCGAGGGCATGCTGAAGTATCCAAACTTTTTGGAAACAACATTGCGTATTATTCCGATGCATGTAATGCGTTCAATCGGCGGTACGTTTTACCTGTTGGGCGTAATTGTGATGGCTTATAACATAGCCCGCACTATGAAGCAGGGAAAACTGGTAGCTGATGAAGCAACTGAAGCTATGCCGTTAGAACCTCTAAACGAACTAACCGAAAGCGGCTGGCACCGTAAACTCGAAAGAAGGCCTATACAGCTAATGGTTGGTGCACTTATAGTGATCTTGATAGGCACCGTAATAGAATTAATGCCGACCATGACTATTTCATCAAACGTGCCTACAATAGCCAGCGTTAAACCTTACACTCCGCTTGAGTTACAGGGTAGAGATATTTACATACGCGAAGGCTGTTCAAACTGCCATTCACAAACAGTAAGGCCCTTCCGGTCAGAAACTGAACGTTATGGCGAGTACAGTAAAGCCGGAGAGTTCGTTTATGATCACCCATTCCTCTGGGGATCTAAACGTACCGGACCCGATCTGGCCCGGGAAGGTCAAAAGTATGGGAACGCATGGCATTATAATCACATGATGGATCCTCGACTGATGTCGCCGGGAAGCATAATGCCAAACTACGATTGGTTGTTAACCCAAAAGTTAGATACTACCACCACCCGTACCAAAATTAACGCTATGCGCACTTTGGGTGTACCATACGCTACAGGTTATGAAAACAAGGCTAATTACGAGTTGAATAAACAAGCCGAAGAAATAGCGCAAAGCCTGTCGAAAGATAAGATCAAAGTAAAAAGTGATAAAGAGATCATCGCCGTTATTGCTTATCTGCAAAGATTGGGTACTGATATTAAAGCAAATAAAACCGCCAACAAATAA
- the ccoS gene encoding cbb3-type cytochrome oxidase assembly protein CcoS: MSIIYFLIGCSVVLALAFLLAFFWSQRTGQNDDLYTPSVRILIDDEPDTNDKK, encoded by the coding sequence ATGAGCATAATTTACTTTCTAATTGGTTGCAGTGTAGTACTGGCACTAGCATTCTTGCTGGCCTTTTTCTGGTCGCAGCGTACCGGGCAAAATGATGATCTGTATACCCCATCAGTGCGCATACTGATTGACGACGAACCGGATACTAACGACAAAAAGTGA
- a CDS encoding heavy metal translocating P-type ATPase, which yields MTESIFTQKTLCYHCGDECLTTRYTLEEKSFCCHGCKTVYTILAENNLCSYYSFNDHPGLTRARTDKRFDYLNEPAIIKELVDYTDDNLTIITFYIPHIHCSSCIWLLEKLNRFNAGVLYSRIDFLKKQLNVKYDPQKISLRELVELLFDIGYEPLISLQDVIKKQNRANEKDNLIQRIAVAGFCFGNVMLLSFPEYLGLSALEASFKHFFGWLNVLFSLPVVFYSGREYFVSAWQNLKNRVLNIDFPLALGIAVLFARTAAEVLTKSGAGFADTLCGLVFFLLVGKFVQRKTYHHISFERDYRSFFPVAVQVITDGAEKPVPLADLKVGERIVLRHNEIIPADAILLKGEALIDFSFVTGESIPVSKTLGEIIYAGGRQTSEAIELEVVKPVSQSYLTQLWNNEAFTRLQHNRMQTFNERVSKHFTIVLLIIAFGALLFWLPTSLNRGLAAFTAVLIVACPCALALSTPFTMSAALSIFDRNLFYLKNTAVVEQLAKIDTIVFDKTGTITTGTDNNITLSGSLTTSELQLVYSACINSNHPLSRMISQYLGKIDKLELKYYRETPGQGINALVGGHDVRIGSGKFVFGEFKEIGNQTRVHLLIDGKYCGYFAFKQNYRAGLRQTVNELSKYQTFLISGDSDHEKDELLPVFKSFDRMNFSQSPQKKLEFIQLLQRLKGKVIMMGDGLNDAGALRQSDLGIAVTDNINNFSPGCDAILDGRSFNKLPAFLKFSKSTVSIIHCSFLISLTYNLIGLSYAVTGKLSPLTAAILMPLSTATIISFTTVATHLAAKKRGL from the coding sequence ATGACTGAAAGCATTTTTACTCAAAAAACACTCTGCTATCATTGCGGCGATGAATGTTTAACAACCAGGTACACCCTTGAAGAAAAATCATTTTGTTGCCACGGCTGTAAAACAGTTTACACTATACTGGCCGAAAATAACTTGTGCAGTTATTACTCCTTCAATGATCATCCCGGCTTAACACGCGCACGTACCGATAAGCGTTTTGACTACCTGAACGAGCCGGCAATTATTAAGGAACTGGTAGACTATACAGATGATAACCTTACCATAATAACCTTTTACATTCCGCATATCCATTGCAGTTCATGTATATGGCTGCTGGAAAAGCTTAATAGGTTTAACGCTGGTGTTTTATATAGCCGCATAGATTTTTTAAAGAAACAGCTTAATGTTAAATATGATCCTCAAAAAATAAGCCTAAGGGAACTTGTTGAGTTGCTTTTTGATATCGGTTATGAACCGTTGATCAGCTTGCAGGATGTTATCAAAAAACAAAATCGCGCTAATGAGAAAGATAATCTCATACAGCGCATAGCAGTGGCAGGTTTTTGCTTTGGTAATGTGATGCTTTTAAGCTTTCCGGAGTATTTAGGGCTGTCTGCATTAGAGGCATCGTTTAAACATTTCTTCGGCTGGCTAAATGTACTGTTCTCATTGCCTGTGGTTTTTTACAGTGGGCGGGAGTACTTTGTATCAGCATGGCAAAATTTGAAGAACAGAGTTCTTAATATAGATTTTCCGCTGGCACTTGGCATTGCGGTATTGTTTGCGCGTACGGCTGCCGAAGTGCTTACCAAATCTGGAGCGGGCTTTGCGGATACGCTTTGCGGGCTGGTGTTTTTCTTGCTTGTGGGCAAGTTTGTACAACGCAAAACTTATCATCACATATCGTTCGAGCGCGATTACCGTTCCTTTTTCCCCGTTGCCGTACAGGTTATTACTGATGGCGCAGAAAAGCCGGTGCCATTAGCCGACCTCAAGGTTGGCGAGCGTATAGTACTGCGGCATAACGAAATTATTCCGGCAGATGCTATTTTACTGAAAGGGGAGGCGTTGATTGATTTTAGCTTTGTAACCGGCGAATCTATCCCTGTAAGTAAGACCCTAGGCGAGATCATTTATGCCGGTGGCCGGCAAACCAGCGAAGCTATTGAATTGGAAGTGGTGAAGCCCGTATCACAAAGTTACCTTACCCAACTTTGGAACAACGAGGCGTTCACTCGCTTACAACATAATCGCATGCAAACTTTTAACGAGCGGGTGAGCAAGCATTTTACAATAGTGCTATTAATTATTGCTTTTGGTGCGCTTTTATTTTGGTTACCTACCAGTTTAAACCGAGGGTTGGCTGCCTTTACAGCCGTGTTGATAGTTGCCTGCCCCTGCGCTTTAGCTTTAAGTACGCCATTTACCATGTCGGCAGCATTGAGCATTTTTGATAGGAACTTGTTCTACCTGAAGAATACAGCGGTTGTTGAGCAACTGGCGAAAATAGACACAATTGTATTTGATAAAACAGGCACAATAACTACAGGCACCGACAATAACATAACACTTAGTGGCAGCCTAACGACATCAGAGCTGCAGTTAGTTTATAGCGCCTGTATAAATTCCAATCACCCCTTATCCCGAATGATAAGCCAATATCTTGGTAAAATTGATAAGCTTGAATTAAAATATTATAGAGAAACACCAGGACAAGGTATAAACGCCCTTGTAGGGGGGCATGATGTGCGGATTGGTAGTGGCAAGTTTGTGTTTGGCGAGTTTAAGGAAATTGGCAATCAAACCCGTGTGCACTTACTTATTGATGGAAAGTACTGCGGGTACTTTGCCTTCAAACAAAACTATCGTGCCGGGCTGCGCCAAACGGTAAACGAACTTTCAAAATATCAAACCTTCCTGATTTCGGGAGATAGTGATCATGAAAAAGATGAGTTATTGCCCGTATTTAAAAGTTTCGACCGGATGAACTTTAGTCAGTCTCCACAAAAGAAGCTGGAGTTTATACAGCTATTGCAACGATTGAAGGGGAAGGTAATAATGATGGGGGATGGCCTTAATGATGCCGGCGCCCTGCGCCAAAGCGATTTGGGTATCGCCGTTACAGATAATATAAACAACTTTTCGCCTGGTTGTGACGCAATACTGGATGGGCGGTCGTTTAACAAACTTCCTGCTTTTTTAAAGTTTTCCAAAAGCACCGTCAGCATAATACATTGTTCCTTTTTGATATCGCTCACCTACAATTTAATAGGCCTCAGCTATGCGGTAACGGGCAAACTTTCGCCGTTAACAGCTGCCATATTAATGCCGCTAAGCACGGCTACAATCATTTCTTTTACTACTGTAGCTACACACTTGGCTGCTAAAAAACGGGGGTTGTAA